One Salvelinus namaycush isolate Seneca chromosome 4, SaNama_1.0, whole genome shotgun sequence genomic window carries:
- the LOC120046712 gene encoding storkhead-box protein 2-like — protein MSPVPQSQFIPLAEVLCCVISDMNSSNITVNQDALISHMTKAHQGMTIPTQDILYNALGSLIKERKIYHTGEGYFIVTPQTYFITNSLVREKSWWTSGSGDNELPSPPPITYLLSNDTLESHPQSHLVTHCKSCSCFAPAQNVTNAATTATIAAMVPPSVPDQHSVSASFSECTGKSLKWPRDHRSQVQHQSTSTAADYQISEVSKTTTATTTATSRKDKDKDGKEKLGRRFGLNLFRRNGGKKEKVKKEYALFSGQFPPEEWPVRDEEDLNNLPRDLEHAIIRRINPELTVDNLTRHTVLMKKLEERGGERGMETERRGVERDRGLHKGDRVDGGDKGVDKGMSTEILNCSKPRHHQSSRARLGAGAGGRRSTSKASRSKRRAHSSREKRRDRLKTKAPVCVDVDPDGDDLVPSCLRPKVPIDELDHREEPGAVEGKSLYKKRIDNPFDGQPPGKDTATTQTVAPTMTHKEQRRREGKEAKEGKDGKTSGGGRREPAGHRSKSWDPHKAKATAADTQYAGKSHTAEDRSCDRLHERVFTTEPLLLPLSDTKPPSELPLDYSSAYPQSSTLRIDDKVRYQREGKNRGRKSREGGKEKEGKHRTTQQVEYGSTTDHRHPAVTSQTLDSDANLPSTHPYDSVPAHPYDQAMPWPKPAVHRRHSFKHTDTQGDLTHRPDLLSSHQQACSTTPKQHGLVHSSGVSRAHRSPGHGQRASDGLAVESNGFMIESDEFIEDDHRFYQRAEEEDEDACSSLYLSEEGVIDNREVYQTRLSHYRDSQSLFHDPKTIYQDTITHYHNQPHSPYHEPQPHCPNPHSIQGDWNSTFPEEHSSTIHQDPPLSPHSPQRQEEERWVRVSGSTLNHRSHTSPGTHSDPIPRRRAPIPGERRQDASHSLEALESLEPPEAADSSIFDYCQTSEVDSDAETLHKSADEGDRESSHWGCGVEEEKGGFETLGERGGPQTSSASLGMPSGAGRGEIMGEAGESQSNTGDSGIDSPRTRVSLATNNTGILEGLNRRGFLQNLEKLHSKSSAMRPQSSLLQLTPAMNV, from the exons ATGTCTCCAGTGCCCCAGTCTCAGTTCATCCCTCTAGCCGAGGTCCTATGCTGTGTCATCTCTGACATGAACTCCTCCAACATCACCGTCAACCAGGATGCCCTCATCAGTCACATGACCAAGGCTCACCAAG gGATGACCATCCCTACTCAAGACATCCTGTACAACGCTCTGGGCTCGTTGATCAAAGAGAGGAAGATCTACCACACAGGAGAGGGCTACTTCATTGTCACTCCTCAGACCTACTTCATCACCAACAGCCTGGTGAGAGAGAAGAGCTGGTGGACATCAGGGTCTGGAGACAATGAGTTGCCCTCCCCTCCCCCCATCACCTACCTGCTCAGTAATGACACTCTAGAGAGCCACCCACAGTCCCACCTGGTGACCCACTGCAAGTCCTGCAGCTGCTTTGCTCCTGCCCAGAACGTGACCAATGCTGCTACTACGGCCACTATAGCTGCCATGGTTCCTCCATCCGTCCCAGACCAGCACTCGGTCTCTGCTTCTTTTAGCGAGTGCACAGGGAAGAGTCTGAAGTGGCCTAGAGACCACAGGTCTCAAGTCCAGCACCAGTCGACCTCGACGGCCGCAGACTACCAGATTAGTGAGGTCAGCAAGACCACTACGGCTACCACCACTGCCACTAGCCGTAAGGACAAAGACAAAGATGGCAAGGAGAAACTAGGGAGAAGGTTTGGCCTCAACCTCTTCAGGAGGAACGGAGGGAAGAAGGAGAAAGTGAAGAAAGAATATGCCTTGTTCTCAGGTCAGTTCCCTCCGGAGGAGTGGCCAGTGAGGGACGAGGAGGATCTGAACAATCTTCCCAGAGACCTGGAGCACGCTATCATCAGACGCATCAACCCTGAGCTCACTGTTGACAACCTGACACGCCACACTGTACTAATGAAGaaactggaggagagaggaggggagagagggatggaaacaGAAAGACGAGGGGTGGAAAGGGACAGAGGGTTGCACAAGGGGGACAGGGTTGACGGAGGGGACAAGGGTGTGGACAAGGGCATGTCCACTGAGATCCTAAACTGCTCCAAGCCCAGACATCACCAGTCCTCCCGAGCCAGACTGGGAGCAGGGGCTGGGGGCAGGAGATCTACCTCCAAGGCCTCTCGAAGTAAGAGAAGGGCCCATTCCTCCAGGGAGAAACGGAGAGACAGGCTGAAGACTAAGGCCccagtgtgtgtggatgtggacCCAGACGGAGATGACCTGGTCCCCTCTTGCCTCAGACCAAAGGTCCCTATTGATGAACTAGACCACAGAGAGGAGCCAGGAGCGGTGGAGGGGAAAAGCCTCTATAAGAAACGCATTGACAACCCCTTTGATGGTCAACCACCTGGGAAAGATACAGCCACAACCCAGACTGTGGCACCTACTATGACCCACaaagaacagaggaggagagagggaaaggaagcGAAGGAGGGGAAAGACGGAAAGACTtcaggaggagggaggagagaaccaGCGGGACACCGCTCCAAATCCTGGGACCCGCACAAAGCAAAAGCAACCGCTGCTGACACACAGTATGCTGGAAAGTCTCATACAGCCGAGGACAGGTCATGTGACCGTCTCCACGAGAGGGTGTTCACCACCGAACCCCTCCTCCTGCCCCTCTCTGACACCAAACCACCCAGTGAATTACCGTTGGACTACAGCTCGGCTTACCCACAGAGCAGCACACTAAGGATAGACGACAAGGTTAGATatcagagggagggaaagaacagagggaggaagagcagggagggagggaaggagaaggagggAAAGCATAGGACGACACAGCAAGTAGAATATGGCAGTACAACAGACCATAGACACCCAGCAGTAACAAGCCAAACCCTGGACTCTGATGCCAACCTCCCTAGTACCCACCCCTATGACTCAGTCCCTGCCCACCCGTACGACCAGGCCATGCCTTGGCCAAAGCCTGCTGTGCATCGCAGGCACTCcttcaaacacacagacacacagggagacctAACCCACAGGCCTGACCTGCTCTCCTCACACCAACAGGCCTGCAGTACCACCCCCAAACAACATGGGCTGGTACACAGCAGTGGTGTCAGTAGAGCCCACAGGAGTCCAGGGCATGGGCAAAGGGCCAGTGATGGGTTAGCAGTGGAGAGTAATGGCTTTATGATAGAGAGTGATGAGTTTATAGAAGATGATCACAGGTTTTACCAGAGAGCAGAGGAAGAAGATGAGGATGCCTGTAGTTCTCTGTATCTGAGTGAGGAGGGAGTCATTGACAACAGAGAGGTCTATCAAACACGCCTGTCTCATTATCGTGACTCTCAATCCCTCTTCCATGATCCTAAAACCATATACCAAGACACTATCACTCACTACCACAACCAACCTCACTCCCCTTACCACGAGCCCCAACCCCACTGTCCCAACCCCCATTCCATCCAAGGAGACTGGAACAGCACTTTCCCGGAGGAACACTCTTCCACTATCCACCAAGACCCCCCTCTGTCCCCCCACAGCCCCCaaagacaggaagaggagaggtgggTCAGGGTGAGCGGCTCTACCCTTAACCACCGCAGCCACACGTCCCCAGGAACCCACAGTGATCCCATCCCCAGACGAAGAGCTCCAATCCCGGGGGAGCGAAGACAGGACGCCAGCCACTCCCTGGAAGCTCTAGAGAGTTTAGAGCCACCTGAGGCGGCAGACAGCAGCATCTTTGACTACTGCCAGACCAGCGAGGTGGACTCGGATGCTGAGACCCTCCATAAATCAGCAGACGAGGGGGACAGGGAGTCATCTCACTGGGGGTGTGGAGTAGAGGAGGAAAAGGGCGGCTTTGAGAccctgggggagagaggaggcccTCAGACCTCAAGTGCCAGTCTGGGCATGCCCAGTGGAGCTGGACGGGGAGAGATAATGGGGGAGGCGGGGGAGAGTCAGAGCAACACAGGAGACAGCGGGATAGACTCGCCACG GACCCGTGTTAGTCTGGCAACTAACAACACAGGGATTCTGGAGGGTCTAAATAGGCGAGGTTTCCTACAGAACCTGGAGAAACTGCACTCCAAGAGCTCAGCCATGCGACCACAGAGCTCTCTGCTACAGCTCACACCAGCCATGAACGTATGA